In Euphorbia lathyris chromosome 10, ddEupLath1.1, whole genome shotgun sequence, a single genomic region encodes these proteins:
- the LOC136208881 gene encoding ABC transporter B family member 29, chloroplastic isoform X1 translates to MSSHFQLKPRHSSLLPFHLKPNPIYFRSNFNRTIQYPSSPFTLHSKTPLKPTNCIKLPHLLPKHRKQKPESISHAFHSLSEVRPYVLSQHKTILLGWLCSLVSVVSLSHLVPKIGQFSSAIGKFDAVRLRNEGLLLAALFLAKLVATYGQHALLWEAALNAGYKIRVDVFEGVLQRELDFFEGGGGVSSGDIAYRITAEAADVADTLYALLNTIVPSALQLSAMTAQVLAISPVLCLISAMVIPCMALAIAYLGERLHKVSKKAHLSIASLSAYLNEVLPAVLFVKANNAELCESARFQRLAYMDLSEHLKKKKMKALIPQIIQIIYFGALFTLWCGSLVISSGCFDSCSLVSFLTSLVFLVEPIQDVGKAYNEWKQGEPAIERLFSLAMSKSMVIEKPGAIDLDCVTGDIKFCDVSFKYGESGPLILNGVNLHIKAGETIALFGPSGGGKTTLVKLLLRLFDTYSGHILVDNHDIQNIKLETLRKHIGLVSQDIALFSGTVAENIGYMDLMTEIDMEKVEMAAKTGNADEFIKMLPKGYKTNIGPRGSSLSGGQKQRLAIARAVYQGCPILILDEATSALDSRSEFLVRQAVQRLMENLTVLVIAHRLETVLMGKRVFVLDDGKLRELSRANLLEGHSNSLASSGLAI, encoded by the exons ATGTCTTCTCACTTTCAACTGAAACCTCgacattcttctcttcttcctttCCATCTCAAACCCAATCCTATCTATTTCCGTTCCAATTTCAATCGTACAATCCAATACCCATCTTCCCCCTTCACTCTCCACTCCAAAACGCCACTTAAACCTACCAATTGTATCAAACTCCCTCATCTTCTCCCAAAACACCGCAAACAGAAGCCCGAATCTATTTCCCATGCCTTCCACTCTCTTTCCGAAGTCAGACCCTACGTTCTCTCCCAGCACAAGACAATTCTCCTCGGCTGGCTCTGCAGTCTTGTCTCCGTCGTCTCTCTCTCCCACCTTGTCCCCAAGATTGGCCAATTTTCCTCTGCAATCGGGAAATTTGATGCTGTTAGACTGAGAAATGAGGGTCTTCTACTTGCTGCTCTTTTCTTGGCCAAGTTGGTTGCCACTTACGGGCAGCATGCGCTTTTGTGGGAGGCAGCGCTAAATGCGGGTTATAAGATTAGGGTTGATGTTTTCGAGGGGGTTTTGCAGAGGGAATTGGATTTTTTCGAGGGAGGTGGTGGGGTTTCCAGTGGGGATATTGCTTACAGGATCACTGCTGAGGCAGCAGATGTTGCCGATACTCTCTATGCACTTCTCAAT ACCATTGTGCCCAGTGCTCTACAGTTGTCTGCTATGACTGCACAGGTGTTGGCTATCAGCCCTGTCCTTTGCTTGATTTCAGCCATG GTCATACCATGCATGGCTCTTGCTATTGCATATCTTGGTGAAAGGCTTCATAAGGTATCTAAAAAGGCGCATCTTAGTATTGCAAGTCTTTCAGCCTATCTCAATGAG gTCCTCCCTGCCGTTCTTTTTGTGAAAGCAAACAATGCAGAGCTGTGTGAGAGTGCACGATTTCAAAGGCTTGCTTACATGGACCTCTCTGAGCAtcttaaaaagaagaaaatgaaagCTCTCATCCCTCAGATCATAcagattatttattttgggGCATTATTTACACTTTGGTGCGGATCCTTGGTGATTTCTTCTGGTTGTTTTGATAGCTGtagcttggtttctttcttgaCATCATTGGTTTTCTTGGTTGAGCCAATCCAG GATGTGGGAAAAGCATACAATGAGTGGAAGCAAGGAGAGCCAGCTATTGAACGGTTGTTTAGTTTGGCAATGTCAAAATCTATG GTGATTGAGAAACCAGGTGCCATTGATTTGGACTGTGTGACTGGAGATATCAAATTTTGTGATGTTTCATTTAAATATGGAGAAAGTGGACCTCTTATTTTGAATGGAGTGAACCTTCATATAAAAGCTGGAGAGACTATAGCTCTTTTTGGGCCCTCTGGTGGAGGGAAGACAACCCTTGTTAAATTGCTTCTTCGTCTTTTTGATACTTATTCTG GTCATATACTTGTTGATAACCATGATATCCAAAACATCAAGTTGGAAACTTTGAGGAAGCATATTGGTTTGGTTTCTCAAGATATA GCACTCTTTTCGGGAACGGTTGCTGAAAACATTGGATATATGGATCTAATGACAGAAATTGACATGGAGAAGGTTGAGATGGCAGCAAAAACTGGAAATGCTGatgaatttattaaaatgcTTCCTAAAGGGTACAAAACGAATATTGGGCCAAGGGGCTCAAGTTTAAGCGGAGGTCAGAAGCAAAG ATTAGCTATTGCAAGGGCAGTGTATCAGGGTTGTCCTATATTGATTTTGGATGAAGCAACTTCAGCTCTAGATAGCCGGTCTGAGTTTTTGGTGAGGCAAGCTGTGCAGCGCCTGATGGAAAATCTTACT GTACTAGTGATTGCTCACCGGTTGGAAACAGTTTTGATGGGTAAAAGAGTGTTTGTTTTGGATGATGGGAAGCTTCGGGAGCTCTCCCGCGCTAATCTTTTAGAGGGTCATAGCAATTCCCTTGCGTCTTCTGGACTTGCAATTTGA
- the LOC136208881 gene encoding ABC transporter B family member 29, chloroplastic isoform X4: MTAQVLAISPVLCLISAMVIPCMALAIAYLGERLHKVSKKAHLSIASLSAYLNEVLPAVLFVKANNAELCESARFQRLAYMDLSEHLKKKKMKALIPQIIQIIYFGALFTLWCGSLVISSGCFDSCSLVSFLTSLVFLVEPIQDVGKAYNEWKQGEPAIERLFSLAMSKSMVIEKPGAIDLDCVTGDIKFCDVSFKYGESGPLILNGVNLHIKAGETIALFGPSGGGKTTLVKLLLRLFDTYSGHILVDNHDIQNIKLETLRKHIGLVSQDIALFSGTVAENIGYMDLMTEIDMEKVEMAAKTGNADEFIKMLPKGYKTNIGPRGSSLSGGQKQRLAIARAVYQGCPILILDEATSALDSRSEFLVRQAVQRLMENLTVLVIAHRLETVLMGKRVFVLDDGKLRELSRANLLEGHSNSLASSGLAI, from the exons ATGACTGCACAGGTGTTGGCTATCAGCCCTGTCCTTTGCTTGATTTCAGCCATG GTCATACCATGCATGGCTCTTGCTATTGCATATCTTGGTGAAAGGCTTCATAAGGTATCTAAAAAGGCGCATCTTAGTATTGCAAGTCTTTCAGCCTATCTCAATGAG gTCCTCCCTGCCGTTCTTTTTGTGAAAGCAAACAATGCAGAGCTGTGTGAGAGTGCACGATTTCAAAGGCTTGCTTACATGGACCTCTCTGAGCAtcttaaaaagaagaaaatgaaagCTCTCATCCCTCAGATCATAcagattatttattttgggGCATTATTTACACTTTGGTGCGGATCCTTGGTGATTTCTTCTGGTTGTTTTGATAGCTGtagcttggtttctttcttgaCATCATTGGTTTTCTTGGTTGAGCCAATCCAG GATGTGGGAAAAGCATACAATGAGTGGAAGCAAGGAGAGCCAGCTATTGAACGGTTGTTTAGTTTGGCAATGTCAAAATCTATG GTGATTGAGAAACCAGGTGCCATTGATTTGGACTGTGTGACTGGAGATATCAAATTTTGTGATGTTTCATTTAAATATGGAGAAAGTGGACCTCTTATTTTGAATGGAGTGAACCTTCATATAAAAGCTGGAGAGACTATAGCTCTTTTTGGGCCCTCTGGTGGAGGGAAGACAACCCTTGTTAAATTGCTTCTTCGTCTTTTTGATACTTATTCTG GTCATATACTTGTTGATAACCATGATATCCAAAACATCAAGTTGGAAACTTTGAGGAAGCATATTGGTTTGGTTTCTCAAGATATA GCACTCTTTTCGGGAACGGTTGCTGAAAACATTGGATATATGGATCTAATGACAGAAATTGACATGGAGAAGGTTGAGATGGCAGCAAAAACTGGAAATGCTGatgaatttattaaaatgcTTCCTAAAGGGTACAAAACGAATATTGGGCCAAGGGGCTCAAGTTTAAGCGGAGGTCAGAAGCAAAG ATTAGCTATTGCAAGGGCAGTGTATCAGGGTTGTCCTATATTGATTTTGGATGAAGCAACTTCAGCTCTAGATAGCCGGTCTGAGTTTTTGGTGAGGCAAGCTGTGCAGCGCCTGATGGAAAATCTTACT GTACTAGTGATTGCTCACCGGTTGGAAACAGTTTTGATGGGTAAAAGAGTGTTTGTTTTGGATGATGGGAAGCTTCGGGAGCTCTCCCGCGCTAATCTTTTAGAGGGTCATAGCAATTCCCTTGCGTCTTCTGGACTTGCAATTTGA
- the LOC136208881 gene encoding ABC transporter B family member 29, chloroplastic isoform X3 encodes MSSHFQLKPRHSSLLPFHLKPNPIYFRSNFNRTIQYPSSPFTLHSKTPLKPTNCIKLPHLLPKHRKQKPESISHAFHSLSEVRPYVLSQHKTILLGWLCSLVSVVSLSHLVPKIGQFSSAIGKFDAVRLRNEGLLLAALFLAKLVATYGQHALLWEAALNAGYKIRVDVFEGVLQRELDFFEGGGGVSSGDIAYRITAEAADVADTLYALLNTIVPSALQLSAMTAQVLAISPVLCLISAMVIPCMALAIAYLGERLHKVSKKAHLSIASLSAYLNEVLPAVLFVKANNAELCESARFQRLAYMDLSEHLKKKKMKALIPQIIQIIYFGALFTLWCGSLVISSGCFDSCSLVSFLTSLVFLVEPIQDVGKAYNEWKQGEPAIERLFSLAMSKSMVIEKPGAIDLDCVTGDIKFCDVSFKYGESGPLILNGVNLHIKAGETIALFGPSGGGKTTLVKLLLRLFDTYSGHILVDNHDIQNIKLETLRKHIGLVSQDIALFSGTVAENIGYMDLMTEIDMEKVEMAAKTGNADEFIKMLPKGYKTNIGPRGSSLSGGQKQRLAIARAVYQGCPILILDEATSALDSRSEFLVRQAVQRLMENLT; translated from the exons ATGTCTTCTCACTTTCAACTGAAACCTCgacattcttctcttcttcctttCCATCTCAAACCCAATCCTATCTATTTCCGTTCCAATTTCAATCGTACAATCCAATACCCATCTTCCCCCTTCACTCTCCACTCCAAAACGCCACTTAAACCTACCAATTGTATCAAACTCCCTCATCTTCTCCCAAAACACCGCAAACAGAAGCCCGAATCTATTTCCCATGCCTTCCACTCTCTTTCCGAAGTCAGACCCTACGTTCTCTCCCAGCACAAGACAATTCTCCTCGGCTGGCTCTGCAGTCTTGTCTCCGTCGTCTCTCTCTCCCACCTTGTCCCCAAGATTGGCCAATTTTCCTCTGCAATCGGGAAATTTGATGCTGTTAGACTGAGAAATGAGGGTCTTCTACTTGCTGCTCTTTTCTTGGCCAAGTTGGTTGCCACTTACGGGCAGCATGCGCTTTTGTGGGAGGCAGCGCTAAATGCGGGTTATAAGATTAGGGTTGATGTTTTCGAGGGGGTTTTGCAGAGGGAATTGGATTTTTTCGAGGGAGGTGGTGGGGTTTCCAGTGGGGATATTGCTTACAGGATCACTGCTGAGGCAGCAGATGTTGCCGATACTCTCTATGCACTTCTCAAT ACCATTGTGCCCAGTGCTCTACAGTTGTCTGCTATGACTGCACAGGTGTTGGCTATCAGCCCTGTCCTTTGCTTGATTTCAGCCATG GTCATACCATGCATGGCTCTTGCTATTGCATATCTTGGTGAAAGGCTTCATAAGGTATCTAAAAAGGCGCATCTTAGTATTGCAAGTCTTTCAGCCTATCTCAATGAG gTCCTCCCTGCCGTTCTTTTTGTGAAAGCAAACAATGCAGAGCTGTGTGAGAGTGCACGATTTCAAAGGCTTGCTTACATGGACCTCTCTGAGCAtcttaaaaagaagaaaatgaaagCTCTCATCCCTCAGATCATAcagattatttattttgggGCATTATTTACACTTTGGTGCGGATCCTTGGTGATTTCTTCTGGTTGTTTTGATAGCTGtagcttggtttctttcttgaCATCATTGGTTTTCTTGGTTGAGCCAATCCAG GATGTGGGAAAAGCATACAATGAGTGGAAGCAAGGAGAGCCAGCTATTGAACGGTTGTTTAGTTTGGCAATGTCAAAATCTATG GTGATTGAGAAACCAGGTGCCATTGATTTGGACTGTGTGACTGGAGATATCAAATTTTGTGATGTTTCATTTAAATATGGAGAAAGTGGACCTCTTATTTTGAATGGAGTGAACCTTCATATAAAAGCTGGAGAGACTATAGCTCTTTTTGGGCCCTCTGGTGGAGGGAAGACAACCCTTGTTAAATTGCTTCTTCGTCTTTTTGATACTTATTCTG GTCATATACTTGTTGATAACCATGATATCCAAAACATCAAGTTGGAAACTTTGAGGAAGCATATTGGTTTGGTTTCTCAAGATATA GCACTCTTTTCGGGAACGGTTGCTGAAAACATTGGATATATGGATCTAATGACAGAAATTGACATGGAGAAGGTTGAGATGGCAGCAAAAACTGGAAATGCTGatgaatttattaaaatgcTTCCTAAAGGGTACAAAACGAATATTGGGCCAAGGGGCTCAAGTTTAAGCGGAGGTCAGAAGCAAAG ATTAGCTATTGCAAGGGCAGTGTATCAGGGTTGTCCTATATTGATTTTGGATGAAGCAACTTCAGCTCTAGATAGCCGGTCTGAGTTTTTGGTGAGGCAAGCTGTGCAGCGCCTGATGGAAAATCTTACT TGA
- the LOC136208881 gene encoding ABC transporter B family member 29, chloroplastic isoform X2, whose translation MSSHFQLKPRHSSLLPFHLKPNPIYFRSNFNRTIQYPSSPFTLHSKTPLKPTNCIKLPHLLPKHRKQKPESISHAFHSLSEVRPYVLSQHKTILLGWLCSLVSVVSLSHLVPKIGQFSSAIGKFDAVRLRNEGLLLAALFLAKLVATYGQHALLWEAALNAGYKIRVDVFEGVLQRELDFFEGGGGVSSGDIAYRITAEAADVADTLYALLNTIVPSALQLSAMTAQVLAISPVLCLISAMVIPCMALAIAYLGERLHKVSKKAHLSIASLSAYLNEVLPAVLFVKANNAELCESARFQRLAYMDLSEHLKKKKMKALIPQIIQIIYFGALFTLWCGSLVISSGCFDSCSLVSFLTSLVFLVEPIQDVGKAYNEWKQGEPAIERLFSLAMSKSMVIEKPGAIDLDCVTGDIKFCDVSFKYGESGPLILNGVNLHIKAGETIALFGPSGGGKTTLVKLLLRLFDTYSGHILVDNHDIQNIKLETLRKHIGLVSQDIALFSGTVAENIGYMDLMTEIDMEKVEMAAKTGNADEFIKMLPKGYKTNIGPRGSSLSGGQKQRLAIARAVYQGCPILILDEATSALDSRSEFLVRQAVQRLMENLTVT comes from the exons ATGTCTTCTCACTTTCAACTGAAACCTCgacattcttctcttcttcctttCCATCTCAAACCCAATCCTATCTATTTCCGTTCCAATTTCAATCGTACAATCCAATACCCATCTTCCCCCTTCACTCTCCACTCCAAAACGCCACTTAAACCTACCAATTGTATCAAACTCCCTCATCTTCTCCCAAAACACCGCAAACAGAAGCCCGAATCTATTTCCCATGCCTTCCACTCTCTTTCCGAAGTCAGACCCTACGTTCTCTCCCAGCACAAGACAATTCTCCTCGGCTGGCTCTGCAGTCTTGTCTCCGTCGTCTCTCTCTCCCACCTTGTCCCCAAGATTGGCCAATTTTCCTCTGCAATCGGGAAATTTGATGCTGTTAGACTGAGAAATGAGGGTCTTCTACTTGCTGCTCTTTTCTTGGCCAAGTTGGTTGCCACTTACGGGCAGCATGCGCTTTTGTGGGAGGCAGCGCTAAATGCGGGTTATAAGATTAGGGTTGATGTTTTCGAGGGGGTTTTGCAGAGGGAATTGGATTTTTTCGAGGGAGGTGGTGGGGTTTCCAGTGGGGATATTGCTTACAGGATCACTGCTGAGGCAGCAGATGTTGCCGATACTCTCTATGCACTTCTCAAT ACCATTGTGCCCAGTGCTCTACAGTTGTCTGCTATGACTGCACAGGTGTTGGCTATCAGCCCTGTCCTTTGCTTGATTTCAGCCATG GTCATACCATGCATGGCTCTTGCTATTGCATATCTTGGTGAAAGGCTTCATAAGGTATCTAAAAAGGCGCATCTTAGTATTGCAAGTCTTTCAGCCTATCTCAATGAG gTCCTCCCTGCCGTTCTTTTTGTGAAAGCAAACAATGCAGAGCTGTGTGAGAGTGCACGATTTCAAAGGCTTGCTTACATGGACCTCTCTGAGCAtcttaaaaagaagaaaatgaaagCTCTCATCCCTCAGATCATAcagattatttattttgggGCATTATTTACACTTTGGTGCGGATCCTTGGTGATTTCTTCTGGTTGTTTTGATAGCTGtagcttggtttctttcttgaCATCATTGGTTTTCTTGGTTGAGCCAATCCAG GATGTGGGAAAAGCATACAATGAGTGGAAGCAAGGAGAGCCAGCTATTGAACGGTTGTTTAGTTTGGCAATGTCAAAATCTATG GTGATTGAGAAACCAGGTGCCATTGATTTGGACTGTGTGACTGGAGATATCAAATTTTGTGATGTTTCATTTAAATATGGAGAAAGTGGACCTCTTATTTTGAATGGAGTGAACCTTCATATAAAAGCTGGAGAGACTATAGCTCTTTTTGGGCCCTCTGGTGGAGGGAAGACAACCCTTGTTAAATTGCTTCTTCGTCTTTTTGATACTTATTCTG GTCATATACTTGTTGATAACCATGATATCCAAAACATCAAGTTGGAAACTTTGAGGAAGCATATTGGTTTGGTTTCTCAAGATATA GCACTCTTTTCGGGAACGGTTGCTGAAAACATTGGATATATGGATCTAATGACAGAAATTGACATGGAGAAGGTTGAGATGGCAGCAAAAACTGGAAATGCTGatgaatttattaaaatgcTTCCTAAAGGGTACAAAACGAATATTGGGCCAAGGGGCTCAAGTTTAAGCGGAGGTCAGAAGCAAAG ATTAGCTATTGCAAGGGCAGTGTATCAGGGTTGTCCTATATTGATTTTGGATGAAGCAACTTCAGCTCTAGATAGCCGGTCTGAGTTTTTGGTGAGGCAAGCTGTGCAGCGCCTGATGGAAAATCTTACT GTCACCTAA